The segment TGCTAGAGACGCAGTCTCTTGTGggctctgcaattttttaccttAATAAGTTTACTATCAAACCCATTTAAAAAGCGTGAAAAATTAGCTCAAGCCTCGGAggtatatttatataatgaCTTATTGTTAGCGGGCAAGCGATCGActtaaattctgaaataaaGCATCCCGCCCCgctaaatcatttatttttatagcaaCTAAAAAGCATTTCACAAGAATAAactcgtttttaatttaatgtctgTTTATAAGAAGAATAAATTACAGCCATATAATGCGATTCCTTATTTCTAATCAGATTATTTGCCtgcaactttaaatttttatcacctCTCTGaaagtataaattatttttgtggtCATAAGACatataatttaagatttaCAGTAGATATAgtgagttaaaataaaactaacagTGTCAAACAATTTACTCCACCGGCAGACacctattttaattgatttaaagtgcatcaaattttttgtataaaatatataatcagCTAAGATTATTAAACCAAAATGCTGGACAAAATTCGGAAGGGGTATGCGTAATTCGTGGGGCTTTGTAATCAGAATTTTAggatttgttaatttatgcaGGTAAATAAATGCTTGGTAGTATTTTGATCGATTTTAGTTGTGTTAATATTCAGACTCGAGGAGGTGAGCAACTGTGTTGTGAGGTGTTCGGTTGGAGTGGTGTGCGCGATCGAAAGAAAACTCACCTCTTCTCTCTGCTTGGATTTCATAAAGGGATGCCAGCCCTCCTCCCCCGCCTCGTCTAGTCTGAGGTCTCCATTGCGACCTAAGCGACAGAGAGCCTCTTGAgtaaattcaaacttttttgcGTCCCTGAAAGGAGGAGGCGGCTGCGAACCTGATTGGTAGTTCCAGGCCAAAAGcatcatttttagtttttctgcGTCTTTGTTTGAGGCGCCTGTGGATCGAGGAAGAAAGGGACATGTAGAGGTGGGTGTGAGTGGGTCAACAAAGCTGGCATGCAGGACAGTTTATTACGTGCGTCTGACCGTGTGTAAGTGTGTGTGCAGTGCACGAACGTATATGGtgtttgcttgaaaaattacaacgaATTATTCACTTGCCTTGATAATCATCCTCGATCAGGTCGGGCTCTGGCGTACCGAGGTTGTCCTACAATCAAATGAAAGTATTTTTCAGCAAGATGCTTCAcggtgctcgctcgctcactcgctctctcgctctctcgctcgctgtgTTCGTTTCATTACACGACGGACCCGCGCAAATGACGCAATTCCAccgtataaaatatatattatgcaatagacgtgttaaattttatgcgcGCATTGTTTTATGGCAGAAATTTTAACAGCGTGGCGCGGCAGAGCGCGTAAAAATTGCTCTCTGCTGCCTTCCTGCGCTGCTGGTCATTTGAAGATTTATCTGCGTTGAACTGAATACCGGAAAGATCGCAATAAATGCGGCAGGAATTAGCTGGGTTACTTATTGACACCACGTTGGCGATGAGGAAATGTTTGAGAACTTGATCGAagtcaataaaatgaaatgctgAGCCCTCGGGGGATCAGAACGTAATTGATACGCGTAATACTCGAATAATGCTTGCTACACCTCCGTGAAAATGAGTGTTGCATCACCTCTTTAGGTCACTTTCTATGGGggatattatataaaattactaTATAGCTCTGATGTTTCAATAGAATTCTACCAGAAATCAAGGAATCACTATATAAAAGTTTCTAGTTATCAAAAAGAAGATATCATCGCTGCACGCCGtaataatgataaatataaaagtaaattgttttatatctATATATAAgcagcagaaataaattatgtaacaAATACTTACTATTATAGCAATAGagaagaaatattaattttaatttaatgaagatAAGTTAGTAAGTTACTGTGAAGCCTCAAGGATTAAAATCATATTGGTTTGCCTCAAAaactttcttttatttaacatattattttcCCGCCGGAGGAATAACCATTATTCATTTCCCACAAATTATCATTTGCCCGTCTTTTCGCTTCCAAGGTAGACGAATTTGTGACCTGCGGAGGGTCATGTTTTAATATGATCATCGTTAATTGGCGAGTGGaaataaacaagtttaaaaaccagcccgttggctcgcattgttaaggcattttcaggagtgtcaaagcaatgggaggtatttgagcagttcggagatctaatactggctacccaatttcagagatggcaaaaagtggttagtttagtgactccaagtgctcaaattgctcaacgggctgggaggcgcaccggcgccgactcgctacttgctggtttgcacctttccagcatgcgtgatttggcttcacgggacgaatgtctagcgtttaaaaaaagtcctcggttCGGAGGCAAGtagcccttcagtgggctgggtctcTGTGCAGCCTGGTGCGCCCAgtttatccgttcgcggtgttattgggacccgggtttcagcattcgtgctagtgcagtgcgcgcccttcccggtccgagaggacagggataaaaagagcaaaaaactgtATCCTGTGGGAAAGACGAATTCAAAAGAGACATAAATGAAAAAGTGTTTTGAAAACACGACTCCTTTTATGCACGACTTGAACGTTTACCAGACCGCAATTTCGCGAAATAAGCGCTGAGGAGAGAAAAGTGCGGCGCACACCCGGCGCGTATCagtatattatgaaaaaatgtctATAGTTGGCACAGGTAGCGTGTAATAGGGGCCCGACTATAAAATTTCagggcgcgcgcgcgtgtgtgtgtgtgttgaaaaaagaaagagaggaaaaagcagcggctagagagagagagagagagagagagagagagagagagagagagagagagagagagggaaatAGGACAGAGGCGCAGGTAGAAAAGTTGAGCCACACATAGGGGTTGAGGGTTTTCAATCCCTGACGCCCCTTCTCGCTGGCTGGCAGGCGGGCGGACGGGTAGAGGCGGCGAGCAGCAGCTACACTCGCACCATGTACTATAACCGACCGAACGAGCTGCTCTCTACGCACAGTGCAGCctcgtgtgtgtgagtgtgtgtgggTAGGTATACGTGCGGTGCTGTGAAAAcgtatatacacacacatatatactGACAAATAAATACGCCCCTGCCCCTTACAACCAACCGTTATTTAACAATAGGAACCTGCTGCAGGATAATTCGACTCTCGTGCATGTACTCAAAACACAAGCGCACCCATACTgtattatgtgtgtgtgtggaaatATTGTTACGTCGAATCGCATCGCGATCGTTACTGAAAACCGTGCGGcgctgaatttttgttttgtttgtcgGCGGTGCGGCCTGGCTTCGTTCGGGGTGGCGAGGGTGTCGTCGGGTCACGGgtcttttttatcataaaGCAACATTTTTCAGGCTGTCATGCAGCAGGGCCGCGAGCTGGCCTGCGCCGTTGTGGATAAATGCGGACACGAGCTCGTCCAGTGtgctattaaaaatgaaaaattcccttttttccTTCAATCAAACTCAATACAAAGTCATAAAGCGCTGGACGTGATGTTTGCGAGAAAAAAACACAGCGCGCAGTTAGCGGCCGGAGTTGAAGGGTGCgtagaaaaaagcaaacaagaaTAGCGCAGCGATCATCATATATAATATTGTGCTGCCGGCCGTATGAACGCAAACTCGTCTTAttcttcttttatttatgttattaCAGTCCAGCCGtgctgcagcggcggcggcggcggcagcagctttTGCAACTGGCGTGTGTGCATGTCGTAATGAATGGCAAGGTGAGACGGACTGGTTTTTTCATCACGTACCCAGATAAGGACGAGTCGCTCAAGAAGCGTCTCACCTGTTGTCGTATGTGccttcaattaatttagccGCGCGCGAAAAGCAAGCAAAGAGAGCAAGTGGTGCGTGTTTGTGTATATaaacgacacacacacacacacaacataACACAAGGGACACCACTCGCAAGTGAACGGGTGACAAATGAGGCGAGCGAATAGGCGAATTGGAGACCTTAAAGAAAATCGGCGTGTTTACCTTGGCCCTTCTTTTAGCTGCCGAGTGCGACATGGATGACTCTTTCTGTGAACACAACGCAAGACTGTATGAGATGTGATGCGACCAGAGTTCCGCGTGAGAGTGTGCGAGGAGTGGAGGGGGACGAGAGAACACCCACTATTGCACCCACTACACCCCAATCGAtatgagagtgagagagagagagagatgagtATATGTGTGGGCTCATCACAGGCGCATAACCAGGCCCTCCGTGATCGTGCCTGCAACTCACACACCTCAGGGACTGAATAATGCAAAGCCCTGCCTGCGTGCAGAACCCTTCAAAAGGACCCTGCAGCCTGGCCCGGAGAACAGGTTCTCTCTTGACGACGTGAATTATAAATCAGACGCGCGCTTGACGGAATACTTAGTTGCAttatacacacatacacacgtgATCGGCCCGATGAATAAATCGCTCGTGCACTCGCGCAGCGTTTTGCGGTTGAACAAGCTTTATTGGATGaaagtgttttttaaattggaaaaaatatcgtgCACTGACAaacgagaggaaaatttattgcggATTGTTTTCAACGGAATGCAGTGAATAATGGACAAGTTGAAAGTTTTAACTCTTTCTTTACATTAATTATGGTAAATTGATGCTACCAACGttacttgaatttttccagAGCAAACTACACTGAAGACTTTTCGAGTTagttaaaattcacaaaacaaggaaaatattacTTAAGCTcatagtttattaaaataatctctGTTTTTagctataattttatatttcctctTTGTGaacaattgttaatttaatggtATATCAAAAACCGCGAAATTCcgtttggaaaataaaattcttgaagttaaacattttataaaatttaaaattaattttaaaaacttcaacCATTTGTGAAAACGAACTAAACGGTAAAACTCATAGGTTGAATTGCTGAATTACTGCCTCTTAGGTAAAAAACGGTCTTTTggatttcgaaattttaatcaaaaagatATGCAGCATAGTTAGCCTGGCGTGCGTGTAAATAACttcttttttttacaaaaatcccTACACTCTTGAAATGGCccttaaaacattatttatatacCTCACTCTTCTCGCTCTCTCATTACTCTCCCTAATCCTCAAATAATGTGGGTCAAGCCCGTTAACCCTCTAGCCTCCACCAGGCTCACCTTCTCCGCAACTCTCTTAAGGGTACGAAAGGTCTCggcttttcaatttatttctcatttacACCGGTGTCGGGTCGGCGCATACCGTACCTCCAAATTGAGGGCCTCGTCGTCGGTGAGGCCGAGGCTCCGCATGTGCTTCAGGTAGGTGGTGGTGATGGGTAGGCTGTAGTCGATCAGGGGCGGCTCGAGCCTGCCGGGTGTGGCCGACGTCACGCTCGGATGGACCGTCACGGGTGCACCCCCCGCCGAGCCACCTGCCGGGCCGGATGGCGTGGCCCCCGGCGCGGGGGCCACCGGCATGATCGGCGGGGGCGACGGCGATTGCGAGTCAGTCATCGAAGGCCTCCGTTGGCAGTCTGTGCACTGCAGCAGGAATTTGGTGACGGCCTCCCGGGGCAGGAAGGCGTACGTCTCTGTGATCTGGAATTATATTTCAGGGCTCTGCTGTATGTATGTGAGCATGTGCattttgtgagtgtgtgtgtgtgccgggCTGCTGCTGGTCGGGTCGGTCCGTCCCGGTtggtttttctctctttctcggcgGTGGCTCgctcgcctctctctctctctctctttctctctctctctctctctctctctctctctctctctctctctctctctctctctctctctctctctctcactctctggtatatatattttttgtgctgtCGAGAAGGGAAGAAGGACTAGAGCTGCTTTTATTCCGAAATAGTGGTGCCTGGAAGGGGGCTTAGAGGGTGCATAACGTGTTTAGATGCCTGCTTTTATAAAGGGGGAGCAGAAGGTGGGTTGGGTTTAAAggcggacgggcgggcggcggcgggcgggtgGAGTGGGCGGAAAGCGACCATGAGAGAACCCCATGCAGGCAGGAGCAACCCTCTTCTCCATTACGGCAGGCAGAATTAGTTACTAGAGCAAAAGAACCCACCTCACCCAGACCCTCTCTTATCCACAcagaaataaaaggaaataactTTCTCTATATaccccagcagcagcacacacactcacacacacatacacccAGGcgggtcggtcggtcgggcggagagagagagagagagagagagagagagagagagagagagagagagagagcccttgctgccgctgctggatcattttttgcgcaaaatatCATATCGCAGCAGTGGACCCGGCATCGCTTTTGCAGCCCACTGCGCCCACCCGCCCACAATGCACAGGTCCGACTGAGCGACGGACTGCTGCGTAGCTGCCAGCGAgcttgataaaaattcattcataattCGGAAAATGACGCCTGTGCGAGGTTAGCGAGCGTGTTCGCGTATTTGCAGCCGAAATTTGAGTGTTTGAGGGTGAAACAACAATGCAGAGAGGGTTGGGTTGGTTACTCATGTAAAGCCATACTGCAGTGTGTATCGCCTGACAAGGGGGATCGCCGGGCAGGATGGGCGGTCGCCCGCCGGCCGCGGTAATTAGCCCTTAGGCGAAATTGAATCATGATCGGGTTTTtggcttttgtttttaatagcAAGAAGAGCAGGGCGCCAgagacgcggcggcggccccgCTGCTCCAGTTCGAGAAAGTGCGGTTTCGAAAGGTGCATGGGCGGACCATCCTTGGTGCGGAATGACTTTCAGTTGCATTCCAGGATGAGCAGGCGGGCAGGGAGGGGTCGAGGTCAAAAGGGCGACGGCACGTCTCGCGAAAAAGTCGCCTTGGTGCGGTGTGGAgtagcgcggcggcggcggcggcagcagcacagCGCCGGCAGAGGAAGGACGGGCGGCTTTTTGTGGGTTGATGGAGGCTACGTGAGTGAGCTAAAGCCTCCTCTCTCGCTCCTATCTCTcgtgtaaaatcaaaatacagCAGCGACGGacagacacacacaccacTACcaccagcagcggcggcagaaGCAAAAGAACCAACTTTCGCCCCGGCCAATTCGGGCCAAAAACGCGCAAAACTGTAATTTATTGTTCACTATCTGCTCTCTTCGTTTTTTGCAGACTGCGAAACGAAGAATTTAAGTTGTTGTTTGTTCTTAAAGGTAAACTCTCCAAAGGAGTTGTGTTACATCATTTGCAGTATATCGCATTTTCTTTTAGAAGTGTAATTACtttaattctgtttttttccacaaaaatttGCTAGCTATACCGTAGGCTTAGCCATAAAGAGAAAAGTTTGTTTGATGCGCGAAAGTTCAAAAGgggaaaaattctttttggAAGCACtgaggaaaatattgataaatacATTACGCTTCGAAGCAAAATAAACTTCGTTTATGCTTCAGCGCAGCTCTACCGTATCGAAAGCGAAAAGTTTTCGCTAATTGGATTTTGCATGTCTCCGCGGCGACTAACAGGTGGTTTTCTCTTGTTACTCATGCGCCGGCCGCgagttatttttctctctctctttttttaaatatttgatgctATACTCACTGCTCGGTAAGTCCGCTTTTGGCCAGCGTGCTTTCCTGCGCGACCTTCCATGTCCACATGCACACTGTAGATTATATCGAAGAAGTTCTCAACCACTGCCACTTTTTTGTACTGGTCCTGTAACAAAAGCtcagcaattaatatttttttattttatttctgttgtTGTTACGCAGTACAAAATAATCTACAAATGTTATGAAATAGGTTTTAAAAGTCTGTTCAAATTTGCACATATTTCTatgctatttttaatattgtttgtattatttgtaaaaatttaattctttttaattgcagctattcaattttgtaataaaaaaataatcttagcCAACCAGTAGCTTATCGCAAGTTGAATCACTCgtttgaaaaggaaattctAATCCAAGTAAAATATCGataacaataatgaaattgatACACATTCATATATGAAATTTACCTCCTAAATTctcttaaaataatcaataataagttttagtttcaaagaaGAAGTTTTATGGAGCTCTTCGTCCCTATTGATAGAAAATATTGTATATATATGAGTTATTCCAATATATTTTCTCGCTGTGAAAATGTAGAAAGTTATtagaccaaaattttaacaaagtaattaaaaaaattttttaatttttttaatttagcaacgCAAGGAGAGGAAAAACTGAGTTGCAATTGTTTGCATAAACAGGCCAAGAAATTGCTGATGGATCAGTCTTATACTTTCTCTCTCCCTATCTCTCTGGATATTTCAGAATAATAAATGAGACAGTGCGCCTTCGCCAGCTTTATGAAAGACAACggaagagatttattttttatgtaaaaaaaactgtatgtgatttaaatatttgttatgaATTAagtggtaaattaatttttagaattatcgtttttcctaaaaaaaagcCCAAAACAACTTAGTCTTAGACAGGTAGTAAAGAATGATTACATTTTCAACTCAATTTCGAGTTATAATCAGtggaaaaaaactaaatgaaTTCTGGCTAATTTAATTCTGCTAATGCTTTTACTCTCTCTCGTTCCCCGTGCGGAGGGTACTCATGGCCATGTTCattatgcattatttatcACTGCTCACACTCAGCCGGGCTGAGCGAGTGTCGCATGTTGTTGGAAGCATTACACATTTGAGTTGCCGTGCGTATATCACGATGTGCACGAGCGCAAATTTGCGAGGTTTCGCCGCCCGTGGCTGGCCGCGGGGTCGAGCCGCCGAGTGCAGAGTGGCACTTGGCTCGCAGTTTCGCGGCTCGCTCGGCCGCAGCAGCACCGGCTGCAGCCGCACCGTCGGCTCCATCTGTGAAGCGGCCCACACAGCACTAGAGCCACACCAGTTGCATAGCTCGCTAGGCAGCAGGCGAATCTAACTGCCGGCAGCAGACGCGATAATACTCGCGCGGATTTGACGCCAGGCGCCGGGCGGGACGTTGCAAAAATCAGCATCTCTCgcgtaaaaaaaaatcgcacgcTTGGGTCGAGAGATcgataaatatacatattacgCACACACGGGTCGTTTGCTCGTCACACGCGCCGCCGACACCAATATCCCGACTGGAAAAACCGGTTCGCCGCGGCGAAAAtgacgagaaagagagactgAGAGAGGAGCATCATGATCATCCCGTCGCGGCTCATTTACATATTTCGGGAAAAGGCAGAGGGGAAAAGCTGCCGCTCTCTGGGAAAAAATTGGCGTATTTTTGCTCCCCGGATGTCTGGTTGCTCGCTTGCTGAcaggagccgccgccgccaccgccgcgcgcgtccgccagcccgcccgccgccgcacacGGGCTGCctgcctttttttcttttcggtcgcggcggcggcggcagcaggtgAGGGGGAGCAGAGGGGAACTCCGCTCCAGCACCCACACCTGCGGCCCAACGGACGATTTTTTGTCTTGATTTGTTGATTGCGGCTGCCGGTGTCACCACGCGATCGATCGCCATTCCCAGCCCGGCCTCCGGCCCGTTTGCGGACCGCCAAACGCCATAAAACTCCCCTTGCTGGCGGGCGGGCTGGCAGGCGGCTGCACGGCTCACTCACCCTCTCGCCACCACGTcgcgaaaaattaataacacgGCGGCGGTACGGCGTAGTggcgcgcgggcgggcgggcgactGCTGTCTGTTGCTCCGTTGCTGGCCGGATCACCCTCGGGGGGCTTCACTACAATTCAACATggatttctattttttccacCAAAATTTGAAGAGTTAAACTCTCGAATTTCCAGActcgatttgaaaaaaatttaaatctagaGTTCAATTGAAGATTAAGGAAATACTGAGATTTTAGTGAATtggtttgcttttatttttaaagaaaaacggTGTTccctaataataataaaaaaaaatccaagtcATTCAGAGTcacttttatgattttattgttgacaGATACCATTGAAGGCAGATGCACTCGAGtatgcaataattttgttggttgaaattaaatgcagctccCTCAGAGTATAGCGagctgtgtttatttttttatgtatttcttCAAATATCCTGCTTTTGTGTTGAAATGGGGAAAATTACAGCCTACTTTACATACCGAGGAAGCtgcgcatttaattttaactggaaAATGCGTTTCTTCATCATAAATTTCCTCGCTCTACTTCCTGATTATCACAGCCATTTAAGCTCTGGTAAATAATTCCAGAGGTAAtgcaatatttatattcaaattttccaaattttagttttcaattttaaccggAAATTGACCATTGTGAATAGCTTTTAactcgaaaaaaatatgtctatATCCAAATGTGCCGGATTACTCGAGATTTCAAAACTACGTTGCCTCTATAAACTTCAGCAATCACTATACCAGTTTAGCTACAGgcttatttcattttctagaTATTGCCTCATGAAGTTGATcgtgaacaaaattttctgaaagaaTAATTGttgctaatttatttgcaagaGGGGACGCTTTGTGAGCGGCCtgctaaataaatttcgacgAATGGGGGTGATCGAGTTGCGTAATTTCGCGCACTTTATGCGTTAGGGTGAACTGGTTTCGGGGGGCGGCGGTTGCTGGTCCACACACGCGGCCAGCTCATCTTGCAAGAAAGATGCAGTGCGCTCTCTGCAGCCTAGCTAACGATGGATTCTGAAAACTGGTCGGCCCGTACCAGAATTGTGTGGGAATGTCGCGTCTTTTTCTTTCACTGCAGCATTcacagcagcggcggcggtagCAGCAGAGttcgttattttttctgcatctTTTGTCGCCgaaacgagcgagcgaacgggAAACGGacgaaagagcgagagagagagagagagagagagagagagagagagagagagagagagagagaggccggCCGCTTAATTGCTCGGCCGGAAAGCGAGCGGCGAGCGGAGCAAGCGAGCGTGTCGGGCGGCCAGGCCGGCACCCCGAGAGGGGTTAAAACGGAGCAATCAGTGAGGCGGCGAAGGCAAAAAACCTAAGGTCATCCAGCGGGCGTTGCAGGCAGggcacacgcggcggcgggggCACAAAGCAAACAGAAATCGgcccgccaccgccgcgctgctataccactgccgccgccgccgtcggaTTTCACGCGTGCTGAATTTTTCCACCCGCCTCCGCCCGCGAGCGACGCGCAGGCATGAAAGGGGGGTACAATCAGTGAGTCATCTGCGGTCACCTCCCCGGCCGgtcggcggctgctgctcggGTCGGCCAGTCAATACGACTTATTATTCGCCAGCCGAACAAATGAGCGCGGGCCAGCCGGCGAATTTATTAGCAGCGGCGACATCGCCGACGTGCTCgtgcaattataaataattgtcgGTTTGCGGCCTCTCCGCTAGCTTTTTGCCACCGCCGATGCCGCTGTGCTGGATTTCGGCGCGCTTGATGcttcgccgccgccactgccgccgccggacGTTTGTTATTAATGCTGCAGCGAACGGCCCACTCTCTTGTGACAAATTTGTCTCCGTTTTTCTCCGTGTTCGCAGAGGTGGTCCCTATGAGAATGGTTTCTGCCTCTGCTTGTTTGATGAATAATTGGCTTCCAGCTACAGAACTAATCTAATATcgtaatatatattatttagtaGCTCCTTTGCagcatgttaaattaattcaaaaccattgcttacaaaatttattttttttctaaattgatcaactctaaaattatattgagtcaaaactaataataaaattgtaattaactTATTTGCAATATAGAGAGCTTTATTGAGATAAATTTATCTTGTTCTTGAACCTCTGCTCACTCAGTACATCCTGATtgcgaatttaaaatattgtgtggTTCCTTTATACAGTACTGTCAAAGATTATTATTCCCTCGatataatggaaaaataaccaaatttaACACAACATTGGCATCGCaaaatttgttgttgttcTTTACAAATTGAACAACAATGACTTTATCTTATCTATATACCAAAAGTAAGTTTTCCGCACCATCCGCTTTGTGCACTCGACCGGATCAACATGGGGCGACTAATTTAATTGTCACCACAGTAGAAGAATAAAGCGAAAGAACAACGAGCTGTCAAACTTTCATGAGTGACCATCTTCTATCTTAACGTCCGCTACGGTGCAACAACCGTCGCCAAAGCCGCACACAAGCGGCTGGCTTTTCCTGTCTAGCGCTATGCTTCACTTTGAGAGAGATCGCATTAGCAAAAAGAGCGCCTTTCGCACTTGCAGTTAAACAAGTGGGTATTTTCGGCACCTTCGTTGTAATTACGCTGTCAATGACTTGAGCTCTTAATCGGGCGTGGGaggtcaaaattaataaaagatgaTTACACAGCGATTGAGAAGGATGGTCGCAttagtgaattttattttggcgtCAACTGCCCTTTTTAGAAAAACGTGAgaggaaagggaaaatatttttgcaactgtGACAGTCGTGTGCAACTCTTTGCAAAAAGAATGAGAAGCGAGCGCGGCATGAGCGGGCCGGGATGCCTTCCGACATTCCACAAACACGGCGGCCCGTGCCACCTGTGTGGgtgcaaaaatgcaattgGCCACTCGCGGACGGGCGCAAAAAGCCGAGGCCGGCCAGCCGGCCGGCGGGCGGGCAACTGGCGCTCCAACACATAGACAAACACCACCTGTTCCGCGCCTACCTTTTCCGTTCCGGTGGGCACGTACAACTCAGGTTCGGCCAGGGTGGTCATCCTGCTGACGGGGTTGAAGCGGGGCTCGTGAGGTGGCGCGTGGCCCGGTGGAGGCCCAACGCGGAAGCCCTTCGCCTTGACCCAGAAGCGGAACTTTGAGTTGTCAGCCGAGTTGACCTCGTGGCCCTGAAGGGTGCGCAGGATGCGCGCGTACTTGCGGGCCGTAATGGTCTTGGTCTTTGCCGAGTCGCCGTAGGTGCTGAGCACCCACGGCTGGAACGCGTCGAACATGTCCCTCATGATGGGGCAGACTACCGACTGCTGTGTGCCATCACGaccaccgaccgaccgaccgaccgacccgCGCGCCGCTCTCCCCACCCGGCCG is part of the Cloeon dipterum chromosome 1, ieCloDipt1.1, whole genome shotgun sequence genome and harbors:
- the LOC135940090 gene encoding nucleolar protein 4 isoform X4, with translation MRDMFDAFQPWVLSTYGDSAKTKTITARKYARILRTLQGHEVNSADNSKFRFWVKAKGFRVGPPPGHAPPHEPRFNPVSRMTTLAEPELYVPTGTEKDQYKKVAVVENFFDIIYSVHVDMEGRAGKHAGQKRTYRAITETYAFLPREAVTKFLLQCTDCQRRPSMTDSQSPSPPPIMPVAPAPGATPSGPAGGSAGGAPVTVHPSVTSATPGRLEPPLIDYSLPITTTYLKHMRSLGLTDDEALNLEKESSMSHSAAKRRAKDNLGTPEPDLIEDDYQGRNGDLRLDEAGEEGWHPFMKSKQREESPQETASLADETSSSGNKEDEDDEEEDDKLDGPSQDPERLKAFNMFVRLFVDENLDRMVPISKQPKEKIQAIIDSCIRQFPEFGERARKRIRTYLKSCRRTKRTRDQNGASWESARPTPAHLTSVQAEQILAQACENESHNAKRMRLGLEPVSQPMPVTASEKPAPIDTFPKAEPSTIDSKDAATSKPAFRQSGAAPTFQRPPFQPYNMVTTNGPTDLSMKSSKPLLNHKLNQAEMAAVRQLITGYRESAAFLLRSADELEQLLLQQQQQ